In Candidatus Delongbacteria bacterium, the DNA window AGGTAGCGGTCCACGATCAAGCCTCCACGAAGGTCAGCACGCACGCCGCGTGCGCGGGTTTCTCGGCCATCACGAGCTCGGTCACGCGCAGCGTCTCTTCGTCGTCCAGGGCCGCGGCAGGCGTGATGCTCATCCAAAACGTGAAGCGCATGTCCAGGTCGGCCTGGCTGAAGAGGCGCGTCTGGCGCAGGCCAACATTGGCCGGGTCCGCCTGGTCCGCCGCGCTGAAGAGGTGGCTGCGCTCTGCCTCCACCTGCGCCGCCTGATCCGCCACGTTCCGCACGATGCGCGCCTCCGGGTCATCCGCGTAGACGGTCAGGGCGCTCAAGGCGTGGCCCAGCACGTCCTCGACCAGGTATTTCATCCCCATGGCGCTGCCGGCGAACTGGCGCGTCGCCGGCAGGATGGCCAGGCGCGCCTCCAACTGGGCGTTCGTTTCACCAGCAAGCCTTCTCGTCCCACGGTCCACCGCGTGCCGTTCCAGGTCGGTCGTGCGCTCGGGGTCCGAGTAGTAGGGATGCGTTCCATCGCCCAGGGTCCACAGGAAGCCGCGCCGGCGCAGCCGGTAGATGGCCGCCTTGGCTGCGTCCAGGGAGAGACCGAAGGAATCCAGCAGGCGCGAGAGGACACTGTCGTCCACGCGCCGGCGCACCTTGGGCAGGAGGCCCAGCAGGTACGGACCCAGGCGGCTGTCCATCAGAAGTCCCACACCGTCTTGTCGATCGGTTCAATCATCGGCACGACCTCGCCAGCCGGCGCCTGCACGCGGTCCTGGTAGATGCGGCCCTTCACGCGGTGGACGAGGGTCGCCGTCTGGGCGTCCACGTCCAAAAACTCGGCCGGCGTGGCCGGCACATCCGCGTTAGGCGCGTCCACGGTCACGTTGTAGACGCCATCCACGGCCATGACGGCTGCCACCAGGCGCGCGCGGATGAGGCCCTCGCCCAGCTGCAAGCCATCCGAAAAGCCCGCCAGGGCGATTCGGATGGCCGTGTCCACCGCAGCCTGGTCCGCCGTGGCCAGGCGCCAGATGGTCAGGCCCAGGGCGACGGGCGTGATGGTCGCGCTGGAGACCACGAGCTGGGCGGTCAGGGGTTGGCGGGGGCGGATGAAGGCCTTCACATCGTCCAGGAGCTGGGGCGTAGGTGCGCCGTTCGTGCCCAGCACCACCACGCCCACCGTGCCGGGCCCGTAGGGCGCGTCGTCCAGCACCATGGCCGCCTGTACGCCCGGCACGGAGAGGGCCCAGGCATGGTAGGCGCCGCGCGTGCCACCCACACCGAGGGTCTCCCATTTGCCAATAGCGCGCTCGCGGAAGGCCCGGTCACTCTCGGCGTCCGCGCCCTCCTGGGCCAGGTAGGGGATGCCCTCCCGGTCCACGTTCGTGACCGTCTCGATGCCGGAGATGGGCGTGACAATCAGCGTGACCGTGGCCGGGCCTACGTTGCCGGTCGCGCCCGCGGCCTCGGCCGTGGCGGTCACGTAGGTGGCTGACTGGCCCGTCTGCAGGGAGACGT includes these proteins:
- a CDS encoding baseplate J/gp47 family protein, whose amino-acid sequence is MRSFDEILADLLSAVLAKTPFTNLNPGAALRGILEALASGLAGLYQLVRTVSGALFIQTATGSWLDLKAREVGVRRLVAKQAQIRLTFGRGAPATQDTLIPAGTIVRSRKDAAGRSTRFLTDNDVSLQTGQSATYVTATAEAAGATGNVGPATVTLIVTPISGIETVTNVDREGIPYLAQEGADAESDRAFRERAIGKWETLGVGGTRGAYHAWALSVPGVQAAMVLDDAPYGPGTVGVVVLGTNGAPTPQLLDDVKAFIRPRQPLTAQLVVSSATITPVALGLTIWRLATADQAAVDTAIRIALAGFSDGLQLGEGLIRARLVAAVMAVDGVYNVTVDAPNADVPATPAEFLDVDAQTATLVHRVKGRIYQDRVQAPAGEVVPMIEPIDKTVWDF